CCGGCCGCCGCCCCGCGGCGCTCGAAGAAACCCGACAGCTGACCACGTCGCTCATCGGGCGGTCCGGCCACCGGGCGGACGACGGATCAGGCGGCGGTGAAGCCGCCGTCCGCGGGGAGTACGGCGCCCGTGACGAAGGCGGACCGCGGGGAGACCAGGAAGCACAGGACTTCCGCGATCTCGCGGGGCTGCGCCACCCTGCCCAGGGGGTGGGCGTCCGCGAAGGACGCCAGATAGGCGCGGCTGTCGGGGCGGAAGGTGTCGAGGAAGTCGGTCTCGACCACGCCTGCGGCGACGAGGTTCGCGCGGATGCCGAGGGGGCCGCCCTCCAGTGCCAGCACCTTGGTCAGCTGGGCGAGAGCCCCCTTCGATGCGCTGTAGGCGACCCCCTCGGGCAGCCCGACCGTGCACGCGTACGAACCGGTACTGACGATGGCGCCGCCGCCGCGCTCCTCCATGGCCCGGAAGGCCTCGCGGGCGAAGAGGAAGGCACCGCG
This region of Streptomyces ambofaciens ATCC 23877 genomic DNA includes:
- a CDS encoding SDR family NAD(P)-dependent oxidoreductase, with product MTSTPSSTGAAEFAGKTALVTGAARGIGKETASLLHARGAHVVALDTRPELALLPEELPGTVTVTGDVTAEETATRAVGAAVDAFGGLDILVNNAGRTLNKPVTHTTARDWDSVMDVNARGAFLFAREAFRAMEERGGGAIVSTGSYACTVGLPEGVAYSASKGALAQLTKVLALEGGPLGIRANLVAAGVVETDFLDTFRPDSRAYLASFADAHPLGRVAQPREIAEVLCFLVSPRSAFVTGAVLPADGGFTAA